A window of Clupea harengus chromosome 24, Ch_v2.0.2, whole genome shotgun sequence genomic DNA:
AGGCTACTGTTCTTACCTGCCGACCCCTGTTCTAGTCTACTGTTCTTACCTGCCGACCCCTGTTCTAGTCTACTGTTCCTACCTGCCGACCCCTGTTCTAGTCTACTGTTCTTACCTGCCGACCCCTGTTCTAGGCTACTGTTCCCACCTGCCGACCCCTGTTCTAGTCTACTGTTCTTACCTGCCGACCCCTGTTCTAGTCTACTGTTCTTACCTGCCGACCCCTGTTCTAGTCTACTGTTCCTACCTTATTTCGCTGTGATacggtgtgtgttcagtccAAACAATCTCGATGTGTTAAAATCAGCCTACTACGGTATGCAAGCTGTACACTATGGATACATCGCTTTGCAGACATGAGATTATAAAGCGGTTACCCGTTATgttttatgacatcataatgagAAAGCGATGATGATGGTGTTCAGCGCGACTGCAACCTAGACAACCTAGTTCGCCATATGGAACGATGGCGTTAAGAATGTCGTTTTGATGACGCGGGCTATTAACTTGACAAACTTCACAAGTATTCACATGAAATCTCAGCCAGTATACTCTATATACGGGTATTGCGCCTCGGTCATTCAGCCTTATAAATAGCTCACTATGTGTAGCAGGCTATGCAAAAGATTACCTCGTGCTAGCCTGACTGGAAACGTATGAGATTCTTTGAAATAATCTAAAACTCTAAAACGTCGTTGTCCGCCCATGGAACGCATTTGGTTATACACAGGCTGTTGCACTATTGGCTGTCCCACGAGTAAAGGCTTATTCTGCCAATTAATTGAAAAGCTTTCCACTGTAGTCTACCATAACATGTTTACTCCAATATTGTTGACTTCGACCTTGCCAAAGAACACAATCCCTAATTTACAAACAGCCTATTACTTCAGCCAGCGCTTCCAGTCTAGTGCACCAAACAATCGAGGAATTCGGTTGTTTTATAGCCTGTAGATTTTCGACAATCTACCAGTGTGTACTGTAAATCAACATAAAACTTTATTAGGCCCACCAATTTGTTGCTAAGGTTTTgttgtaaaaaatatattttctgtgGACCGTTGTTCTTTGTAAGGGATTTTCTTCTGCGTGGCTCGAGCCGACTGAACAGGAATGGCGTCTCTGTGTTTTACATCGTCTAAACAgctgttgttttaaaacaaGTAGCTCACACAAGGGAACATATAATCTCCCGTATAACTTACTAAGACTTCTTTCTTCATTCGCTGCTGTTTATTTCGTGACTATCACATCGTTTAGTTATTTTTATGCATGTAAATGTTACGCAAAATGAACAGTGATTGGTAGAGACACACGCCGACTTCTGCTGTTGACACGTTTTTGAAACGAGCATATAGCCGGAGATTAAGCCTCGGAAAGTTTAATCTTGAGAAAAGGTTTCATATGATTGAAGAAATGTCTTTTTGACTTTTAATTTCATTCCGTTGGTTACATATTTTAACAAAATGTgagaacagaaaacacaatCAAGCGCACCGAGGAGGCCAGTCCACGGAGAGCTTGTAGGGTTGAGTCTAAAAGGTTCGCATAGCGACTTTAATACCAACCCGCTTCGAGAGGATTAGGTCATTCTGAATTACAGTGTGTGTACTCTCACATCTACAATGGCAGAAGTTGCTCCAGCACCCGCCCCTGCGCCGGCTAAATCCCCGAAGAAGAAGGCACCCAGACCGAAGAAAACTGGTCCCAGCGTTGGTGAACTCGTCGTCAAGGCTATTTCTGCTTcgaaagagaagaaagggattTCCCTTGCTGCGCTGAAGAAGGCTTTGGTGGCTGGTGGATACGATGTGGAGAAGAACAACACTCGTGTGAAGGTGGCCATCAAGAGTCTCGTTACCAAGGGAACGCTGGTTCAGACCAAAGGAACTGGCGCCTCCGGCTCCTTCAAGCTGAACAAGAAAcaggcagaggagaagaagaagcccGTTAAGAAGGTAGCACCCAAAGCCAAGAAGCCAGCAGCGAAGAAACCGGTTGCTGCAAAGAAGCCCAAGAAGGCAGTGGCTAAGAAACCTGCAGCTGCCAAAAAGTCACCGAAGAAAGTGAAGAAACCCGCAGCGCTCAAAAAGGTCACAAAGAGCCCCAAGAAGGCAAAGAAGCCCGTGGCAGCTAAGGCAACCAAGAGCCCTAAAAAGGTTAAGGCAGCCAAACCCAAGGTTGCGAAGCCTAAAACAGTTAAACCGAAGAAGGCAGCTCCCAAGAAGAAGTAAATCTTCCAAATGTATGCTCCTTTCTGAATCCCAAAGGCTCTTTTTAGAGCCACCCAGCCATATCATTTAAATGCATATTCTAAGGTATTACTATGGGTATCATCTTTAAGTTATATAGTTCCAGAAATCCATATCGTCACggatgagagaagaaaaatgaatgTTTATTCTGTCCTGACAGAAACAATATAAACGATATACTATATAACACAACTGCCTATTGCGATTGTATCATTCAATTGCAACATAGTTGGAAAGCGGAAGTGGTATTCCGAATGTATAGGCCTTGGGAATCTTGATCAgtattgtattctttttttaaggCACAGCTTAATTTTTATGTAAAGTTTCAGCGAGGATATTTCTGTTGTATAAATCCTACTACATTACTGAGTGAAGTCAAAGAGCCGGTAGCGGAAATAACAGAAGGCGGCAGTGAATGTAGGCTGGGCTTGTAGCACCACGGTGAGACACGATTGGCTCTAAGCATCCTCAAATCAGCAAGTGAAGCGCTGAGCTAGTATTATGTCAGTCCTGCCCGCATAGCCGACTGAAATCTTTTTTGGAAAATTGTTGCGGCGAGAAGCTTATTTCTATACCTAGAAAAATTAGCGGGAGAGGCAAGACTGGTGGTCGGCAAAGTCACCATTGCCCAGGGTGGTGTGCTGCCTAACCGTCAGGCTGTGTTGTTGGCCAGGAAGACTGAGGAGTCTAAGCATATACGAATAAAGAGCATTTTAAAGAGCCCGCCAAACGTTCAGAAGCAGATGTGCAAAGCACGGCCAAATTGAACCGGCAAAAACAACCACGAGTCGGTCTAGAGGTGCTCTTAACCAATTAATGCAGTTCAATTCCACACATTTTAACGAAAACAAAATGTTATTCCATATAATTTGTCACTAAGTTCACTTATTAGCAAGGAATAGCCTACACAATGTCTCCAATGTGCGGAGTCCTAAACGTCAAAGGTTTGACAGTGATTAACACAGACATCAAAACACTGTTGTTAGAACATAATTCCGACATATAGAATGCACAGTAATATTTCCAAACAGTATTTATCATGACTACAGACATACATTTTTAATGTGTACAATGAATATACTTAATATCTCATAGCATGCCTACTCACTATCGCTAATGTGGTAAACAAATGTGTCTATCGCCCAATGACACTGGTCAGCATATGAACACCAGAATTTACAGCAGTACTGAATGCTTTCTTTCCTAATTAAATGAGTGAGaaatacacatgcatgtttATGGGTGGAGGTCAGGGAATGCGGATACTATTTTCACAAATCAAGGTGGTAGGCTATTAAGTATAGTACAACGTCGTAACGACAGTAATTGATACAGTATACGCCCTGTGTTGTTAAGTCGATTATTTTATTCTGTGGTGACTTTTTTGGAAGACAGAACACATTTTAGGCTACTTAAATTCACATATTATGTTGCAAACAGAGACGTCATCTGCGCAGCggtttgtgggtgggtgtattcACACACGTTTGAATTTGTGGCGCCTTCCGGAAATGGTGTATTTCACCCAATCATTGGGGAGAGAAACACCAGGGGACGAGCTTGTTTGGAGTATATATATGACTGCCCAGTCAGGGAGGTGTATTGCGGAAAACTCGACGTGTTAAAATGGCAAGAACCAAGCAAACAGCACGTAAATCAACTGGTGGCAAAGCCCCAAGGAAGCAGCTCGCTACCAAGGCTGCGCGTAAAAGCGCACCAGCTACCGGTGGCGTGAAGAAGCCCCATCGTTACAGGCCCGGTACCGTGGCTCTGAGAGAGATCCGTCGTTACCAGAAGTCCACTGAGCTGCTAATCCGCAAGCTGCCCTTCCAGCGTCTGGTCAGAGAGATCGCTCAGGACTTCAAGACCGATCTGCGCTTCCAGAGCTCTGCCGTCATGGCTCTTCAGGAGGCCAGCGAGGCTTACCTGGTCGGTCTGTTCGAGGACACCAACCTGTGCGCCATCCACGCCAAGAGGGTCACCATCATGCCCAAGGACATCCAGCTGGCCCGTCGCATCCGTGGGGAAGCGTGCTTAAGTTCATTCTTCACTCCAGAAAtcaaaaggctcttttaagagccaccaaACTGTCGATGAAAACTTattccttttttctctgttaaGATGTTAATGGTAAATACACGATGCTCATTTATTTCGGCACTAAATTTTAGAAATTACATGATTATATACAGATTCCATGACCTTACCAAACGGGTTGTTTTATGAATATCGAGCAACGTTTGCTGTAACTAGTTGTAAATAGTCAATATGTAATTACATTCGCCAGGTCTTGAATATAAAACATTGCATCCATGCGAACGTGCTTAAATTAATTTCAAGCATATTTATCGAATCATAAGCACGCTttaaatatgtgtgcatgtagaaCACTCCACAAATCCTAATGCAACATTTATCAATCAGCAACATTCATTTCATCATGATACTTGATGTACATGCTCAACGTTTAGTTTAATGTGGTACCGAAGCACTATCCAGGAGTTGAAGCCTCTGCGTGtttatatttagttttgagGATTATACACCACAATATAATGAATTGACCACCCGCCCAGGCTACATGATATGCAGTTAAATGATCTCTGAGACCATCCTGGAAAGAAAAGCGTTTGACCTGTCCAACTGTACCTACACAACACCAGTTAGTTAGTTGGCACTCGTAGATTCTTCTGAATggagagtgcgttacaaataaaatcaattattattattgtgtgtagGCCATGTCATGTACGAACGCAGAACCATggcctttttaaaaacacagttttCTTGTAAGGAACTAAGCAGTTTACATAGAGATTTGAACAAAGCATGGGAATGACTTTTCAAAGAAAACGTGCTTAAATTTATCAACAAGCTCGTTTTAAATATGTTTACATGTAGAACACTCCAGAAATCCTAATGCGACATTTTTAAGCATGATTCTTTGACGTACGTGCTCAACATTCACTCCACTATAATTAATTGACCACTGGCCCAAGCTACGTGCTTTGCAGTTAAATGGTCTGAGACCATCCTGAAAAGAGGAGTTGGAATTCCAACTGGACCACCACAACACCAGTTTGGCGACCCAAGCTGCGCTTCCACATTAAACTAGATATGTCATGAACATTCCTTATGTTTACACTCGAAACCATGGccattttaaaaacataattttctTGTATTATTAAAGTGTATAGACAATTAAGCAGCTTATTTATCGAGACTTAAAAAAGCATTGGAATGACTTTTCAAAGAAAatgtgggtggctcttaaaagagcctttgagTTGGAGTGCGTTAAGATAACGCTCTACTTGGAGCTGGTGTATTTGGTGACGGCCTTGGTTCCCTCAGACACAGCGTGCTTGGCCAGCTCGCCGGGCAGAAGCAGACGTACTGCGGTCTGGATCTCcctggaggtgatggtggaaCGCTTGTTGTAGTGAGCCAGGCGGGAAGACTCCCCAGCAATGCGCTCAAAGATGTCATTCACAAAAGAGTTCATGATGCCCATCGCCTTAGAGGAGATACCGGTATCGGGGTGGACCTGCTTTAGCACCTTGTACACGTAGATGGCATAGCTTTCCTTCCTGGTCTTTCTGCGCTTCTTGCCTCCTTTTCCTGCAGCCTTTGTCACTGCTTTCTTGGATCCCTTCTTGGGTGCTGGCTTCGCTGGTTCAGGCATGATGTATCTCGAACAGAATATAACTGCCTTAGTGAGGTTGCCAGCAATATATTCAAAGTTATATGCAAATGACTGACTGCGTCACTTCAGACACCCACGATCCGAATGGGCAGCCATTTCCCTCCAACACCAAACACTCAGGCACAGTTGGTCACTTTGTAGCGAAGGGGACGGTCAGTGAGACAAAGCCAGCCCATCCCACAGATCagcggtcccccccccccccccttcttttgtCTCATTGCCCGCACTTTTCgtagaaatggaaaaaaaatcctgCGAAATAGATATCTGtaaaaaatgaatatatatatatatatatatatatatatatatatataaactaacCTTAGTTTGCGTAATCAATTGGAGAGATTCTGCCATTTTTAGGCTAATATAAATGTCAGTTGTGGTATAAGCCCAATGTAATATTAACAGATCAGCAGTTTACTCATCTACCCGCACTTTTCGgcgaaaggaagaaagagatagatatgTAAATATTGCCACTGGCTTTGGATTAAAATAATCCTTCATTTCTCGTTTTTGTTGGAGAGATTCTGGATTTTTTACGCCAATGTAAGTGTGACTTGTAGCATAAGCTCAATGTAATATGAACCAAGTTTCCAAGTGTGACACATTCACAAAACTCCTTCTGTCCAAAGCGAACCTCAATGGTGTCATTCTTAAGAGCCTTCATGGCGTTGCACCGTATGCATCCTGGCGAGGTGAGGGTAACTGTTTTGGGGAGTTCTTGCTTTAATATTACACTATTAATAGTGATAGCTTAAGCACAGAAATGAATGACCTGATCCACAGGTCGGTCTAATCTAACGTTAAACGGCACACGTCCATTATTTATACACCATGGAATGCTGTGGCAGATATTCTGATTGTGAACGTGGACATCTGTGTGCGCATGGGAACTGATAGAATTTACTGACTGAATTTTGGGTTATTAGTATCCTAAATCATGGGTTACTTTGAAAGTGCGGGATTGAGTCATGACGATCAATGATGGGATACAGCCTTTGTAAAGCaattgggtggctcttaaaagagcctttgggTTCAGTTTGAATGTGTGATCAAATCTTTAACCGCCGAAGCCGTACAGAGTGCGGCCCTGGCGCTTCAGAGCATAGACCACATCCATGGCGGTCACGGTCTTTCTCTTGGCGTGCTCGGTGTAGGTGACGGCATCACGGATCACGTTCTCCAGGAAAACCTTCAGCACACCACGAGTCTCCTCGTAGATGAGGCCGGAGATACGCTTCACACCACCACGGCGAGCCAGGCGGCGGATAGCGGGCTTTGTGATTCCCTGGATGTTATCACGGAGAACCTTGCGATGACGCTTGGCGCCTCCTTTACCGAGTCCCTTGCCTCCTTTTCCTCTGCCAGACATAATTTCAAATTGTTTGCTGCTTTGCCAGAGCAAAAAGATAGAAGGGATTTCGCCACGGTGAGCGTATTCATGCTAAATGAGAGGACGTTGGTGAAGACTACTAAACACTCCCCTTTGCTTGTCCCTCCTTTTCTGAATGGAGAGTACGGGCACATGTAGGGTAAAGTACGTCATAAAtacgccccccccctccccttccttcaTGGAAAGTAGCAAAGTACAAAGTAGCATCAAAATTGATACTTTGACACGCACTTCTGATTGTTATACAGTACCAGATAATGTGCGTTCCTTTTGGGCCGATTAGGCCGTACAATTTCTGCTGGCTGCAAACAAAAACTCTAAAATCGTAGTCTTGTGTGAagaaatgtgaaataaatatttcagaatcaataagaaaagaaaaccttttGGTTGTCATTTTGGGTAACACACAGGTATCATTGTGTCATTCTGAAAAATGCTCCAGTCTTGTTTATACTGAGAAAATATTGAGTGTAGCCTACTCATCACCATGTCATTTCTTTAGATCTTGAGCAGAAATAAAATCAACTTCTTGCGTGGACATGAAGCACCTAATTTAAACACTTCAGGCCCAGATAACTCCATGACTAATACCAAACTAGATaaacaatagagagagagagagagagagagagagagagaaagaaagagagagagagagagaactacatGACTAATACCAAACTAtataaacaagagagagagagagaaagagagagagagagaactacatGACTCATACCAAACTAGATAaacaagagatagagagagagagagaactacatGACTAATACCAAATTAGAtaagcaatagagagagagagagaaagctccaTGACAATACCAAACCTGCTGATTGTTGCTCCTGACATTATTaaggtttttataaatctgacATGGATACCAAGTGATCTAATGAAACACCACAAGCCcacaccgtgtgtgtgcgtgtgcgtgtgtgtgagtgtgtgtgtgtgtgtaactcttctgCTACTGTGCAGACTACTGTATTCCTCCTGCATTATACCCTGGCCAGGAGTGGTTGTGAGTGACACAGCGGCCAAGTAGACCCATCATTCTATCAACTCACAATAAtcccaaagacagacagacacacactcacacacatacacacacactcacacacatactcacacacatgcacacacacacacgtatataaaaacacacacaatcacatccaTGGATCCAAGATACTTGCTCAAGTttggtgttttattttatgtagttttgtattcatttgtgtgtttgtcagtcaaGTCTACAAATTGTGTCTTTTTACTTCAATCCTACACttacatttgtattttaaaacCCGCCCGTATAATACAAATGTAACGGCACAGGCAGCAGACGGGCTTTCCAAATGATAGTCTACTGCGTTGCCAAGAATGACTACTGGTTTTGTCTTGAACTCCATATCTGTTCACCAAGTCATTTAACGTGTTTTGTAATATATTGCCAAAGTTCTTCAATTACACAGAACTTGCTCCTCTAATATTTACACGTCTGTGCAGCAGAGTCGGATCTACTGAACTGTCTGTCAACTGTGTTTCGCTGTGTCCAAATAGCTCCCGTTAGTAAAGTACAGATTCGCATAAACAACCCGGTCACTGCTTAAACGCGTTACTGGGGCTCATATCTGGTTCTGAGACACATTCTTGTAGATACATAGGACGACTTTAGCTTCTTTATGGGCATGATTTCCTCACGGAACTTAGACGGACTGCCACGTCTCCCTCTTGATTTACGCAGTTCCCAGTTCGTTGCAACAGGAATTAAGGCTAATCATAAGCCCGCATGTGTTTTCCTTAAAGTATAGGCTGTGCTGTTTTCAACAGTCATCTTTATATTAGTGAATGTTGTTTCTGCGCTATTATTTATTACCGAACCCGCTTGGAGAAAGCACAAACGATCCCTTCGCAGAGGCAGGACAAGGGGAGCTCTTTAGGGTGAGTCTAAACGGTTCTCATGTTGACTTTAATAGAGACCGtttactctgtctctctactaCTTATCACACTTCTGTTGTAGCCCGTGCGCAAGACAGACACTAGAATGGCAGAAGCTGCTCCAGCCCCCGCTGCTGCCCCTGCAAAGGCCCCCAAGAAGAAAGCAGCACCCCGACCCAAGAGAACTGGACCGAGTGTTGGAGAACTAATCGTCAAAGCTATTTCTGCATctaaagagaagaaaggagtttCTTTGGCTGCACTTAAGAAGGCTTTGGCGGCTGGTGGATACGACGTGGAAAAGAACAACGCGCGTGTAAAGGTGGCCATTAAGAGTCTTGTTACTAAGGAAACGCTGGTTCAGACTAAAGGAACTGGCGCCTCCGGCTCCTTCAAGCTGAACAAGAAGcaggcagaggagaagaagaagcccGTTAAGAAGGTAGCACCTAAAGCCAAGAAGCCAGCAGCGAAGAAACCTGCTGCAGCCAAGAAGCCTGCTGCAGCAAAGAAGGCTGTAGCCGCTAAGAAGTCTCCGAAGAAAGCGAAGAAACCCGCCACACCTAAAAAGGCAACAAAGAGTCCCAAGAAGGCCAAAAAGCCCGTCACACCTAAGAAGGCAGCGAAGAGCCCCAAGAAAGTCAAGGCAGCTAAACCTAAGGCGGTCAAGCCTAAAGCTGCTAAACCCAAAGCGGCAACCCCTAAAGCTGCTAAACCTAAAAGGGCTGCTTCTAAGAAGAAGTAAATGTTGTGCGCCCTGCCCTGTCAATGTTGTCACTTTAGAcgcaaaggctcttttaagagccaccccaAAAGAATCATTTGAATGCATCTGTTCCGACAATAGCAGTGGTAATTAGTCCAATTTATGCTTGAAGCTCATGCTACGTTTGCAATATTTTCAGTTGAAGATGTTAGTCTATCACCGTTTTAaagcagacagaacacactgccatttaaatggcaaaacttccatttccaaggctgttttGCCATTTGGAACcaagctttagcaatataagagccacaggtgagctcctggtttggagaacaatagATGGCAACACAGAAGTGAGAGGTGattagagaggcagaggaatgagagtaagagaaggaagagcaagaaggagagccattatatgatgagattcgggccactgtagtcaaccatggtttgaccatgcaggaggctggccagagggttcaaccaaacataagccgcttctcagtggCATATATTCTCCGGACATTAAGAAGAGAGAATAGGTAagaagaaacactactatgacaggaaaacactagttttaATGCCTTATTAGGagcattgtactgtatttgtgtattttgcaGAACTGAAAGATTACCCCGACGTGGTGGGAGGGAGCCTGTCTTGACGGCTGAACAGGAGACTGCAATAGTCAATATGGTTCtggaaaataatgctataacaatcaaacaaatacaaagtgttgtTGACTGCACTGGcctattttctattgtttgttctgtgcaaatcatttacacatccaGTTGTGTATGCTGTGAGGTagaggctacagcacttttagaaaaaataaagaaatatttgtgttgttactatatatttgtgttttatatttgagtaaaaacattatacagttatattttacaacaggagtaagcatac
This region includes:
- the LOC105909353 gene encoding histone H1-like, with protein sequence MAEVAPAPAPAPAKSPKKKAPRPKKTGPSVGELVVKAISASKEKKGISLAALKKALVAGGYDVEKNNTRVKVAIKSLVTKGTLVQTKGTGASGSFKLNKKQAEEKKKPVKKVAPKAKKPAAKKPVAAKKPKKAVAKKPAAAKKSPKKVKKPAALKKVTKSPKKAKKPVAAKATKSPKKVKAAKPKVAKPKTVKPKKAAPKKK
- the LOC116219277 gene encoding histone H2B 1/2-like, which encodes MPEPAKPAPKKGSKKAVTKAAGKGGKKRRKTRKESYAIYVYKVLKQVHPDTGISSKAMGIMNSFVNDIFERIAGESSRLAHYNKRSTITSREIQTAVRLLLPGELAKHAVSEGTKAVTKYTSSK
- the LOC116219256 gene encoding histone H1-like — translated: MAEAAPAPAAAPAKAPKKKAAPRPKRTGPSVGELIVKAISASKEKKGVSLAALKKALAAGGYDVEKNNARVKVAIKSLVTKETLVQTKGTGASGSFKLNKKQAEEKKKPVKKVAPKAKKPAAKKPAAAKKPAAAKKAVAAKKSPKKAKKPATPKKATKSPKKAKKPVTPKKAAKSPKKVKAAKPKAVKPKAAKPKAATPKAAKPKRAASKKK
- the LOC116219057 gene encoding histone H3-like, which encodes MARTKQTARKSTGGKAPRKQLATKAARKSAPATGGVKKPHRYRPGTVALREIRRYQKSTELLIRKLPFQRLVREIAQDFKTDLRFQSSAVMALQEASEAYLVGLFEDTNLCAIHAKRVTIMPKDIQLARRIRGEACLSSFFTPEIKRLF
- the LOC105909351 gene encoding histone H4; its protein translation is MSGRGKGGKGLGKGGAKRHRKVLRDNIQGITKPAIRRLARRGGVKRISGLIYEETRGVLKVFLENVIRDAVTYTEHAKRKTVTAMDVVYALKRQGRTLYGFGG